Part of the Oncorhynchus keta strain PuntledgeMale-10-30-2019 unplaced genomic scaffold, Oket_V2 Un_contig_25274_pilon_pilon, whole genome shotgun sequence genome is shown below.
ACATCTCTGTCAGCTGTGGTTCTGCTGCTCCAGTTCCCTGTTCTACACCTCATCAGAGAGTTGCTGCATGGAGACCCTATCTatgtgagtcagtcagtcaaatTCTTTATCCTACAGAAAACAGTAGGGCCTCATACCTGTGTAATAAACTAGGGTTATATACCTTTGAGTGTTTACCAAGCCTCTCATCGAGTACCCGCTGTTGTTCTACGTATTTGGTGTATTCCAGAACTAACTGTTTCAACTAGTGAGGGGCTTGGTGATGACTAGATTGATGGAATCAGATGTGCTAGAACTGTAATACATTAAGTAAGTAGAATGGCTGGAGTACTGGGGAGGATGTTTTGGGACCACAGGCTCTGCACAAGGGGGGCTCAATCTGTGTgttcttcttccctcctctcctccaggtgaACGTGGGTCtgaccctcctcaccctcctcacctTCATCCACCCCCTCCACGTCCACCTCCACTGCCGCTCTCTAGCCAGTCAGAGGAGGGCTAGGACCGAACAGGAAGTGACAAACTCAGGGTCAGAGGTCACCTGCAACAGGCTGGTGGGGATGTGACGACAACCAACAACAGTAGTGGTGCGTCTCAATAGTCTAAAGTcgcttcctctccttgtctcctttcttTGATAACATTGATCTGATAAAATTGGTGGAAAACAgggtctgtgtcccaaatagtGCCCTATCCCCTACATGAGGCATTACTTTtgatgggccctggttaaaagtagtgccctatattagggaatagggtgcattggGGCACAAACAGGTGCCTCTGTAGGATGCCTTCCCTTCGCCATCTTGCTTTCACTTGTCCGATgtaggtgaaggagaggagacgaggagagaaaGCATCTTTAGACTGTTGGGCTGCATCCAGGACAAGTGCCACTACATCATGGACATTGCCACTGACTGTTCAATGCAGGGCAAAGGAGGACAGTGACCAAAGTGAAGACCTACTGTAATGTGTGTGTTAACCTGTCTGATTGTAATAAAGAATACAACTAAACTGTGAAACAACAAAGTCCAAAGTATAGTTTAGGTTTCAATGGTCAAAATATCAATCACAATGGGTTAAATATGTGGCTCCCAagtgacgcagtggtctaaggcactgcatctcagtgctagaggcgtcactacagaccctggtttgatcccgggctgtatcacaaccggccgtgatccggagtcccatagggcgatgcacagttggcccagcgtcctctgggttaggggagggtttgcccGGGGTacgccgtcattggaaataataatttgttcttaactgacttgcctagttaaataaagctgaaataaatacaatttataatatatatatatataaccctaaccctatatattAGGCGAGCATGTCGAGCAGTTCTCAGCATGCGCCCCCAAAATTAAATGCAACTCTCTCATGTACTTACGTTAAATTGAATGCGACGTCATCACGTCATGTTGCATTATTATTGTAGACACAGGAACAGGGATTTGTTAACCGCTAGGATCTGGGGTTTAAACTACCCAACCAGGTGTCCACTTACAGGCTACAGTGTTTAAACATATTACAATTCAATATCGCTATTTTTCCCTTTAAAAATTGCCATTATCAatatctagctagctaggctaTTCTAGCTAGAATGTCGGAGACCGTAATGTTTCAGACGCAGTTGTCGTCCATCATGGAAGCTCTATCCACCGCCGCCATGGCGGAGATAACCAAACTGGTGGACGAGTACTCCGCGTTTTTACGTGGGGAACTGTCACGTAAAAAACAAGATAACGAAATCTTGATGAAAAAGCTGAAAGTAGTTGAAAAACGGCACCGGAAAAGGACATCTACGATTGAACACGGTGGGGACGGAGTTGGCACTGTGCTGCGCGAGAGACTTTGGAACGGGGGTTCCCTACCGCACCACACGCCCCGTACGTGTTTATGTATTTAATTTGAAATGCTGGGTGATTTAAAAACGACAGTCGAAAATGAAGTAATGTGGTCCCTTCTCTTTCCATGCAGAAACCAACAGAGAACACAAGCCCGACCCAGTCTTTACGCAGCAGGGTTGCAGCAGCGAGTGGAGTAATGGACCCGCGGCGCGGGCGGGACTAAGGACGGACGAGGTTGTGTAGCCGCACATTACACTTTTTTGTTTTATCAGCAGTAAAATAGTTAATCGTGGGCATGGCATTGGTATTATTTACAGCTGAATTATAAGGTATACTAATTTACATAAGGATTGATAAAACATTGTCAAAAACAGGCTAATAGGCATGTATAGGGTAAAGGTATTAATGCATTACACAGGCATACATGCAACGTGTTTATGTAATTCGCCTCCCATTAACAATGCATTGATCACACTATCACCGTCTGTCCGTTAACAGACCACTGTAACAGACAAGACGGCTGAACCAGTTACCATCAAAcaagagagactggaggaggacGGCCCAGGGGAATGTGGTGCTCCAAACGAACTGAGGATGAATGGTGAGAGAGAcaaaccacgtttccatccacagtttttatacAAGGAAAGTCATACcgaactttttttatttttatcacgatggatggaaacaggaagtttcggTACAATCTTCTAAATGCCAAAAGATCATTTGTtcattcgacatggtgggatctttttgtctgtaaaatgaattatgcgagaaatggagATTGAAACGCCTCTGCGCCAATATTGAAATTATAACCGTGATATCGAGGTGAACTTGGAGTCAcgtgatgatatgttgtgtgtgctactcccactacgactcgggaaatcatgcagtttattaggctacagatgaataTAACATGATGAACTTCAGGGTGGTGCTGCTCCTTTCCGATTAATATCATTGGTCTGATTCTGGggatgcttgactgccgtttgacaaatattCTAGCTCCATAATAATTTAGGTTTAAAGTTTATTTccagcaattctacacattttgtaatgGGGTGCAGAGAATATTTTGCAGTTTTTAAAGGTCATTTTCTTGCAATTCtttacattttgccatgtctaatgtgtattcatgtgatatttgagtgactcaaCAAAATCAATGGGCTAAAAAACCTAGCAAAAAAATGTTTAGTTGATCTGGAcgtttctgacaagttataaatagctctctaaggtacacaagtgtaacggatgtgaaacaggctagttagcgtttcaatcggtgacgtcacttgctctgagaccttgaagtagtggttccccttgctctgcaagggcctcggcttttgtggagcgatgggtaacgatgcttcgtgggtgactgttgttgatgtgtgcagagggtccctggttcgcgcccgggtatgggcgaggggacggtctaaagttatactgctacacaatgactgacatgacaagaggaactgatgatgtaCCACCTAATTTAGAAAaacaccttgtgcattctactgtTTCAAGTTGAAAGCCAGACTGAGTTCCTGCtttttatccgcaacaagtccgtttggtggaaacacaccactggtgggaaaatgtacatattttcttatgcagatttgagaatattCACATtacattggatggaaacctagctaccgagagagaaggaaagagctTAAATAAAAtgagggaggaagtgaggccaAGTTCAAACATCCAGCCAGAAAAATGCAATATTTCATgttgatagtgatgatgatgattgtggtggtggtgaggatgatgatgatgacattgCCTTCTGTTCTCTATCCCGTGTTGTCCCCTCTCCTGCATGTAAGCTCCTGAGCGTTCCACCACTCCACTGGTCGCTCGGCAACCGCATCCCACTGATCAGAGCAGTTTTGAGGAGGGCTGGGGGTTCCAGAGTACACCACCAGGGGGTAGAGATGAGCTCACTGACTCTATGGAACACAACATAGAAGTGGAACATAGAACTATGGGACACCACATAGAACAGGAACATAGAACTATGGGACACCACATAGAACTGGAACATAGAACTCTGGACCATGACCTCAGTAGCAGCTCTCACTGCCTTGACCAGGAACAGCCTGTAGTAGTTGAGATCTGCctcaagagggagccagagagccCATGTCCAGACCTCAACCCACTACCGGGAGGAGAACCAGGCCTGGAGGTCGACCAGGGGGATCTGGGCCAAACGTACCCCGAGTATGCAGCACTGAACCTGGGGTACGGTGGCTACACAGACACCTCTGGTCTATTTTTCACCTACTCGTCAGAAAACCAACTACAACAACACACTTCCTCCTCGACAACGACCACAGACGATTACGCATCGTTCCCGGGGAAACACTCCGTCACCGTCATGCCCGGTCACCATGGAGACCAAAGAGGAAATGGTGGGACTGTCAGAATTCGAGCTCCCCTCAGtaaagagaaggaggggaggttcGTATGCAAACATTGTGGGAAGGGTTTCCCCTACATCAGCTGCCTTAAGCGGCACGCCCTCAACCACACGAGAGAGAGGACGCATCACTGCTCCATGTGTGGGCGGAGCTTCATCAGACCCAGTCACCTGAGGAGGCATGAACTGCTGCACACGGGGGTCCGACCCTTCGCCTGCGCACTATGTGGACGCCACTTCTCGCATGGCGCACACCTCCGAGCTCACATGAAGACACACACGTGATggaagtgcgtgtgtgtgtgtgtgtgtgtgtgtgtgtgtgtgtgtgtgtgtgtgtgacgtaaTTGACTTCTTGTTTTACATATGATCTAAGGTTTTATGTGGAAAGACTTAAACCAATTTTAAAAAGGGGGGATTCCACGTCAATTCAAGAGTTCAATACATACAGTAGACATCTGTTCTGTGGATTGGCCTTTATTGTAGCCTGCTGTGTTGCTAGGCAGTTTCTGAGTAAAATGCTGATGGTTGAGATAGCTGCTTTCATTGGTCAAGTTACTTTTTAATTCCAGAAGATGTATTTTATTATTGCTGTCAAATCATATTCCAAGTTTGTATTTCCATTTTACAATTAATGACATTATCATCAGAAATCCCACACAgagctgttcttaggcacaacaCAGAGTGTCTGGACACAGCCcctagccgtggtatattggccatataccacaaacccccgaggtgccttattgctattataaactggttacaagTGTAATTAGAACAGGAAAAatgcatgttttgtcatacccctgGTATATGTCtaatataccatggctttcagccaattaGCACTCAGGGCTCTACCACCCAGTTGATAATTAGATATAAGCAACTGGAGACAACTCAGCACCATATTTTGGTCCATGGCCATGGTTCCAACATGGCCATTTAGCCTAGTCCCCAATGCCTGGCCAACGCTTGCGTCGCGTGCACCATGCAGCGCAGGTGGAAAGACAGACAGCGAATGGACAGGCACATCGCGGCGCCTGCGCGTAATGACGAGATTCTGTTTAGAGTTCTACCACAAATCAACAAGAGGATCGACATTAAACTAAGTGAGATCATTAAACAAGGTGAGTGGCTGGTATATAGGCTAATATCGGAATGTATAGGCTACAGCCTATGTATGGCATCGTTTTCATAGCCTACGATTTATGATCAATGCTGCATGGTTGAACTGTGGCCAGTGTAATAATTGTCATAAAAGTTGCTCTACCATAGCCATACACGTTTTTATTGTTTTATGACAGCACCGTGTCGTATACTGGCCAACGTCCCGCTATAACCGAACTATTTTACTGTCTATTGTTAGGCGATTTGGCACCATACTACAGATTGCGCGCAAAGAAAACACAGTAACGCAATGACCGCATGGCGGATTAGTCTGTAGCTAATCTGATGTGGTTTACCGTTATAGGGCGAGTGTACTGTGTCTGTTGTAGTCTTCCCGCACTGTAATGTAGGCTACAACTCGGTGCACATTCTCATACCATTAGCGGATTTATTACGCATTAGACCGTAGTCGATAGTCCCTAGACTATTATTCAGATTTCCGACCTTGTATTATAATTATTTATCCTTAAAGTGTTTGATGTGcactatgtattattattattaattgttATTGCATTATTACACTTGCCACGTGTTGTGATGCCTCTTTACTTGTATATTTTAGGGGGAAGATGAACAATCGCCTCTCTCAAATTACAGGATCATTTATGAAATGGCAACAAAGGAATGAACAAAAGTCATGAGTTACAAACTGAAGAAAAGCGAGGGAAATAAACACAAACTGGGCCGAAAGGAGAGgaagtgagaaagaaagaggaagagaaacacATCTACAGACAGAGGGGTTATTAGAGCAACCGTTCATCAGTTTACACTGCAGGTTGAGAAACGTCACACTCGTGGGTTTAACCACTAGGCCTACTATTATGACAACTCGTGTTAGTGTGCTATGAACTCAAATTCTACTGCTATTATTTCTACTATGGCCACCACT
Proteins encoded:
- the LOC118382753 gene encoding zinc finger and SCAN domain-containing protein 12-like — encoded protein: MSETVMFQTQLSSIMEALSTAAMAEITKLVDEYSAFLRGELSRKKQDNEILMKKLKVVEKRHRKRTSTIEHGGDGVGTVLRERLWNGGSLPHHTPQTNREHKPDPVFTQQGCSSEWSNGPAARAGLRTDETTVTDKTAEPVTIKQERLEEDGPGECGAPNELRMNAPERSTTPLVARQPHPTDQSSFEEGWGFQSTPPGGRDELTDSMEHNIEVEHRTMGHHIEQEHRTMGHHIELEHRTLDHDLSSSSHCLDQEQPVVVEICLKREPESPCPDLNPLPGGEPGLEVDQGDLGQTYPEYAALNLGYGGYTDTSGLFFTYSSENQLQQHTSSSTTTTDDYASFPGKHSVTVMPGHHGDQRGNGGTVRIRAPLSKEKEGRFVCKHCGKGFPYISCLKRHALNHTRERTHHCSMCGRSFIRPSHLRRHELLHTGVRPFACALCGRHFSHGAHLRAHMKTHT